A genome region from Pseudomonas pergaminensis includes the following:
- the choX gene encoding choline ABC transporter substrate-binding protein, giving the protein MQKLTVMLGLLALGSANVYADASCETVKMADPGWSDIAATNAITGFLLSGMGYKAKVDTLAVPITFGGLKDGQVDVFLGNWMPAQQGFYDKFVANGDVVQLAKNLDGTEFTLAVPDYVWDAGVHDFADLNKFADKFDKKIYGIGSGAPANISLQEIIKKNDFDLGQWKLIESSEQAMLAEVSRAVKKQKFVTFLGWTPHPMNVQLKMHYLKGGEKYFGDTGSVYTLTRKGYAQACPNVGKLLTNLSFTQEMENSIMAEVANNKVSNAEAAKAWIKANPAVLDKWLDGVKTVDGKDALAAVKAKL; this is encoded by the coding sequence ATGCAAAAGTTAACTGTGATGCTGGGGCTCCTGGCGCTGGGAAGCGCCAATGTTTACGCAGACGCCAGTTGTGAAACGGTAAAGATGGCCGATCCCGGCTGGAGCGATATCGCCGCCACCAATGCCATCACCGGTTTCCTGTTGAGCGGCATGGGCTACAAGGCCAAGGTCGACACCCTCGCGGTGCCGATCACATTTGGCGGGCTCAAGGACGGTCAGGTAGACGTGTTCCTCGGCAACTGGATGCCGGCGCAGCAGGGCTTCTACGACAAGTTCGTGGCCAATGGCGATGTGGTGCAACTGGCGAAGAACCTCGACGGCACTGAGTTCACCCTCGCCGTGCCCGACTATGTGTGGGACGCCGGGGTGCATGACTTTGCCGACCTGAACAAATTTGCCGACAAGTTCGACAAGAAGATCTACGGCATCGGCTCCGGCGCGCCGGCGAACATCTCGCTGCAGGAGATCATCAAGAAGAACGACTTCGACCTTGGCCAATGGAAGCTGATCGAGTCCAGCGAACAAGCGATGCTCGCCGAAGTGTCGCGGGCGGTGAAGAAGCAAAAGTTCGTCACCTTCCTCGGCTGGACCCCGCACCCGATGAACGTGCAGTTGAAAATGCACTACCTCAAAGGCGGAGAGAAATACTTTGGTGACACCGGCAGCGTGTATACCTTGACCCGCAAGGGCTATGCACAAGCCTGCCCGAACGTAGGAAAGCTGCTGACCAACCTGAGTTTTACCCAGGAGATGGAGAACAGCATCATGGCCGAGGTGGCCAACAACAAGGTCAGCAATGCCGAAGCGGCGAAGGCGTGGATCAAGGCCAACCCGGCGGTATTGGATAAGTGGCTGGATGGCGTGAAGACCGTGGATGGCAAGGATGCGCTGGCCGCTGTAAAAGCCAAACTCTGA
- the betC gene encoding choline-sulfatase — protein MKRKNILFIMADQMAAPLLPFYGPSPIKLPNLSRLAAQGVVFDAAYCNSPLCAPSRFTLVSGQLPSKIGAYDNAADFPADVPTYAHYLRRLGYRTALSGKMHFCGPDQLHGYEERLTSDIYPADYGWAVNWDEPDVRPSWYHNMSSVLQAGPCVRTNQLDFDEEVVFKAQQYLFDHIREDGDQPFCLTVSMTHPHDPYTIPKPFWDLYDDADIPLPTTPAQGDLDPHSRRLLKVYDLWDKPLPVDKIRDARRAYFGACSYIDSNVGKLLQTLEDTGLADDTLIIFSGDHGDMLGERGLWYKMHWFEMAARVPLLISAPGQFAAGRVSKAVSTADLLPTLVELAGGELDPRLPLDGRSLVPHLQGQGGHDEVFGEYMAEGTISPLMMIRRGAYKFIYSEDDPCLLFDVHNDPREQEELSQSPQHQALFAAFLDEARAKWDIPAIHQQVLASQRRRRLVFDALTQGKLKSWDHQPLVDASQQYMRNHIDLDDLERKARYPQPCQNQ, from the coding sequence ATGAAGCGCAAGAACATTCTTTTCATCATGGCCGACCAAATGGCCGCACCCCTGCTTCCGTTCTACGGTCCTTCGCCGATCAAGCTGCCCAACCTGAGCCGCCTTGCCGCGCAAGGCGTTGTGTTCGATGCCGCCTATTGCAACAGCCCGCTGTGCGCACCGTCGCGCTTCACCCTAGTGAGCGGGCAATTGCCGAGCAAGATTGGCGCCTACGACAACGCCGCCGATTTCCCCGCCGATGTGCCAACCTACGCCCACTACCTGCGTCGCCTCGGCTACCGCACCGCACTGTCGGGCAAGATGCACTTCTGCGGCCCCGATCAACTGCACGGTTACGAAGAGCGCCTGACCAGTGACATCTACCCCGCCGACTATGGCTGGGCGGTGAACTGGGACGAGCCGGACGTGCGCCCCTCCTGGTACCACAACATGTCGTCGGTGCTGCAAGCCGGGCCATGCGTGCGCACCAACCAGCTGGATTTCGACGAAGAGGTGGTGTTCAAGGCCCAGCAATACCTGTTCGACCATATCCGTGAAGACGGCGACCAGCCGTTTTGCCTGACCGTGTCGATGACCCACCCCCATGACCCGTACACCATTCCCAAGCCGTTCTGGGACCTGTACGACGACGCCGACATCCCTTTGCCGACGACCCCTGCGCAAGGCGATCTCGACCCCCACTCCCGGCGCCTGCTCAAGGTCTACGACCTGTGGGACAAGCCGCTGCCTGTGGATAAGATCCGCGACGCACGCCGTGCCTATTTCGGCGCGTGCAGCTACATCGACAGCAATGTCGGCAAGCTGCTGCAGACCCTGGAAGATACCGGCCTGGCCGATGACACCCTCATCATCTTCTCCGGCGACCACGGCGACATGCTCGGCGAGCGGGGCCTCTGGTACAAAATGCACTGGTTTGAAATGGCCGCCCGCGTACCGCTGCTGATCAGTGCGCCAGGGCAATTCGCGGCGGGCCGCGTCAGCAAAGCCGTGTCCACCGCCGACCTGTTGCCGACCCTGGTGGAACTGGCCGGCGGCGAGTTGGACCCGCGCCTGCCGCTGGACGGCCGCTCGCTGGTTCCGCACTTGCAAGGGCAGGGCGGGCACGACGAAGTGTTCGGCGAATACATGGCTGAAGGCACCATCAGCCCACTGATGATGATTCGCCGTGGCGCCTACAAATTCATCTACAGCGAAGACGACCCTTGTCTACTGTTCGATGTACACAACGACCCTCGGGAGCAGGAAGAACTCAGCCAGTCGCCGCAGCATCAGGCGCTGTTTGCAGCCTTCCTGGACGAGGCGCGGGCCAAATGGGACATCCCGGCGATCCACCAGCAGGTGCTCGCCAGCCAACGTCGCCGCCGTCTAGTGTTTGACGCACTGACCCAGGGCAAGCTGAAGAGCTGGGATCACCAGCCACTGGTGGACGCCAGTCAGCAATACATGCGCAACCATATCGACCTCGACGACCTGGAGCGCAAGGCACGTTATCCACAACCCTGCCAAAACCAATAA
- a CDS encoding choline sulfate utilization transcriptional regulator, translated as MYEALGDLSLDLLRAFEAAARHRSFTAAAMELGTTQPAISQQIKRLEEQLAIRLFDRIYRGIELTDAGALLFEHVQGGLQAINAGLSAITQQDQHEVLQVATDFAFAAYWLMPRLHRFHAANPQVDVSLVTSERNHATLRSDIDVAVLFGDGRFKQGDSLWLFNEEVFPVCSPQWLQAQASPLSVQNLHDFPLLHLRQENNSQWFDWSGVFRELGIASAPTPGQLRFDNYTLLIQAAIAGQGVAIGWRHLVDNLLEQGWLCRPVSDTVISRFGYYVVQPQRKRRGQLVERFVDWLVAEQASSAQSLTGLALPSIAV; from the coding sequence ATGTATGAAGCCCTCGGTGACCTGTCCCTCGACCTGCTGCGCGCCTTTGAAGCGGCAGCCCGTCATCGCAGCTTTACCGCCGCCGCGATGGAACTGGGCACCACCCAGCCTGCGATCAGCCAGCAGATCAAGCGCTTGGAAGAGCAACTGGCGATCCGTCTGTTTGATCGCATCTACCGTGGCATCGAACTCACCGATGCTGGCGCCCTGCTGTTCGAGCATGTGCAGGGCGGTTTGCAGGCCATCAACGCGGGCCTCAGCGCGATCACCCAGCAAGATCAGCACGAAGTGCTGCAAGTGGCCACCGACTTCGCCTTCGCTGCCTATTGGCTGATGCCGCGCCTGCATCGCTTTCACGCGGCGAACCCCCAGGTGGATGTGAGCCTGGTCACCAGCGAACGCAACCACGCGACCTTGCGCAGCGACATCGACGTAGCGGTGCTGTTTGGCGACGGTCGTTTCAAGCAAGGTGACAGCCTGTGGCTATTCAACGAGGAAGTGTTCCCGGTGTGCAGCCCGCAATGGCTCCAGGCACAGGCCAGCCCACTGTCTGTACAAAATTTGCACGATTTTCCCTTGTTGCACCTGCGTCAGGAAAACAACAGCCAGTGGTTCGACTGGAGCGGCGTATTCCGTGAGCTGGGCATCGCCAGCGCGCCAACGCCCGGCCAACTGCGTTTCGACAACTACACCCTACTCATTCAGGCGGCGATTGCTGGCCAGGGCGTGGCTATCGGCTGGCGGCACCTCGTGGATAACCTGCTGGAACAGGGCTGGTTGTGCCGGCCGGTCAGCGACACGGTGATCTCGCGCTTTGGCTATTACGTGGTGCAACCCCAGCGCAAACGTCGGGGGCAATTGGTCGAGCGTTTCGTTGACTGGCTGGTGGCCGAGCAAGCCAGCAGCGCGCAGTCCTTGACCGGGCTGGCCCTGCCGTCCATTGCGGTCTAG
- a CDS encoding DOPA 4,5-dioxygenase family protein, protein MQRIKGYHAHIYFDAHTIDQARTLCEDAAKLFPLRMGRVHERPVGPHPDWSCQLAFEPEYIGVVLPWLVIHRNGLVVFLHPDTGDDLKDHTDYAVWMGAMRELDLSAFS, encoded by the coding sequence ATGCAACGTATCAAGGGCTACCACGCCCATATCTACTTCGACGCACACACGATCGACCAGGCGCGCACCTTGTGCGAAGACGCCGCCAAACTCTTCCCACTGCGCATGGGCCGTGTGCATGAACGCCCGGTGGGCCCGCACCCAGACTGGAGCTGCCAGCTGGCGTTCGAGCCGGAATACATCGGCGTGGTGCTGCCGTGGCTGGTGATCCATCGCAATGGGCTGGTGGTGTTCCTGCACCCCGATACGGGCGATGACCTGAAGGATCACACCGACTATGCGGTCTGGATGGGTGCGATGCGGGAGCTGGACTTGTCAGCCTTTTCCTAA
- a CDS encoding 2-dehydro-3-deoxygalactonokinase — MQAQLIALDWGTSSLRAYKLGPAGVVLEQRSLGWGIMHLPSEPRDIAGVRCSDGFELAFDAACGDWLDAAPNLPVIACGMVGSAQGWSEAAYRNTPVDVASLGQALHRVRSLRGVDVNIVPGVIEHVGLPNVMRGEETQVLGVLQGLSADGLIGLPGSHSKWVEVVEGCITHFDTFMTGELFAVLSKHSILGRTQQPSERFQADAFDRGVQVALSEDGQRGVLSTLFSARTLGLTGELAPDQQPDYLSGLLIGHELAGLPDSAKHQPIVLVGAAPLCARYQRALALCGFAHVSLAQEATERGLWQLAVAAGLTQLVSEA, encoded by the coding sequence ATGCAGGCGCAATTGATCGCGCTCGATTGGGGGACCAGCTCCCTTCGTGCTTATAAACTCGGCCCCGCAGGCGTGGTGCTCGAACAGCGCTCGCTGGGGTGGGGCATCATGCATTTGCCCAGCGAGCCGCGGGACATCGCCGGCGTGCGCTGCAGCGATGGCTTCGAGTTGGCGTTCGATGCGGCCTGCGGCGATTGGCTCGACGCCGCGCCAAACCTGCCGGTGATCGCCTGCGGCATGGTCGGCAGCGCCCAGGGCTGGAGCGAAGCGGCCTATCGCAACACCCCGGTCGACGTGGCGAGCCTGGGCCAGGCCCTGCACCGCGTGCGCAGTTTGCGTGGGGTCGATGTGAATATCGTGCCGGGCGTGATTGAGCACGTTGGCTTGCCCAACGTGATGCGCGGCGAAGAAACCCAAGTATTGGGCGTGCTGCAAGGGCTGAGCGCGGATGGGTTGATCGGCCTGCCCGGCAGCCATTCCAAGTGGGTCGAGGTGGTCGAGGGCTGCATCACCCACTTCGACACCTTTATGACCGGCGAGCTGTTCGCGGTGCTGAGCAAGCACAGCATCCTCGGGCGCACCCAGCAACCCAGCGAACGATTCCAGGCCGACGCCTTTGACCGAGGCGTGCAGGTGGCGCTGTCAGAGGACGGCCAGCGCGGTGTGCTGTCGACCCTGTTCAGCGCACGCACCCTGGGACTCACCGGCGAACTCGCTCCTGACCAGCAGCCCGATTACCTCTCGGGCTTGCTCATCGGCCATGAACTCGCCGGTTTGCCCGACAGCGCAAAACACCAGCCGATCGTCCTGGTCGGCGCCGCTCCCCTCTGCGCCCGCTATCAACGCGCCCTCGCCCTTTGCGGCTTTGCCCACGTCAGCCTGGCACAAGAAGCCACCGAGCGTGGCCTGTGGCAACTGGCCGTAGCGGCCGGGCTCACTCAACTTGTATCGGAGGCCTGA